In one Pyxidicoccus xibeiensis genomic region, the following are encoded:
- a CDS encoding ricin-type beta-trefoil lectin domain protein produces the protein MSRRLVPGFALLSLLSMTACGPEALVEEDTLSPEGEVSQELYGNKDYYWAGAGTARVDINVCWENPGAATATWREDRRAAIEAAWGRYARINFNQWDTCTSGEAGLHLRICTSASDPACGCYPASCAPGGKNLNGVNNGIQLVNTHNTQVAIHELGHALGFYHEEERPDYQGGATGAGNCAKQSWPNNNPQYYGGYDRDSVMSYCDPNATLSPNDVSSIQRSYGRRIQGSLVSPRGNCAASHYAVGAGDAAFLWDCDEAYDDQEWKQVVSAGDERYLHLAGASGNLCMAPVTATSGSGVQIEACHSDDDWVFENTYVRGFGGMCLDLQAGNTANGTPIQMWECGALGGANQRWSLSGNGQLRYGGLASNKCARVVNSRLVLWDCLAGSTTETFSFANQQIQNGGLCLDVYGPSDSQYLNGSGMPTNGSFVQTFTCNTSMNQKWNLTGPVRYGNDRSLCLTRQGGSDANGVPLVATTCNGGTAQEWDYYF, from the coding sequence ATGTCGAGACGACTCGTTCCTGGATTCGCCCTGCTCTCGCTGCTGTCGATGACCGCCTGTGGACCGGAGGCCCTGGTGGAGGAGGACACCCTTTCGCCGGAGGGGGAGGTCTCCCAGGAGCTCTATGGCAACAAGGACTACTACTGGGCCGGCGCGGGCACGGCCCGCGTGGACATCAACGTGTGCTGGGAGAACCCGGGCGCGGCGACGGCCACCTGGCGCGAGGATCGGCGCGCGGCCATCGAGGCGGCGTGGGGGCGCTATGCGCGCATCAACTTCAACCAGTGGGACACCTGTACCTCGGGTGAGGCGGGGCTCCACCTGCGCATCTGCACCTCCGCGAGCGACCCGGCGTGTGGGTGCTACCCCGCGTCCTGCGCTCCCGGCGGAAAGAACCTGAACGGCGTCAACAACGGCATCCAGCTGGTGAACACGCACAACACCCAGGTGGCCATCCACGAGCTGGGGCACGCGCTCGGCTTCTACCACGAGGAGGAGCGGCCGGATTACCAGGGTGGCGCCACGGGCGCCGGCAACTGCGCGAAGCAGAGCTGGCCCAACAACAACCCCCAGTACTACGGCGGCTATGACCGCGACTCGGTGATGAGCTACTGCGACCCGAACGCGACGCTGTCCCCCAACGACGTGTCGAGCATCCAGCGCTCCTACGGCCGGCGCATCCAGGGCAGCCTGGTGTCGCCGCGTGGCAACTGCGCGGCCTCGCACTACGCGGTGGGCGCCGGGGACGCGGCCTTCCTGTGGGACTGCGACGAGGCGTACGACGACCAGGAGTGGAAGCAGGTCGTGTCCGCGGGTGACGAGCGCTACCTCCACCTGGCGGGCGCCAGCGGCAACCTCTGCATGGCGCCGGTGACGGCGACCTCCGGCAGCGGCGTGCAGATTGAAGCCTGCCACTCGGACGACGACTGGGTGTTCGAGAACACGTATGTCCGCGGCTTCGGTGGCATGTGCCTGGACCTGCAGGCGGGCAACACGGCCAACGGCACGCCCATCCAGATGTGGGAGTGCGGCGCGCTCGGCGGTGCCAACCAGCGCTGGTCGCTGTCCGGCAACGGGCAGCTGCGCTACGGCGGGCTCGCCAGCAACAAGTGCGCGCGCGTCGTCAACAGCCGGCTGGTCCTCTGGGACTGCCTGGCGGGCTCCACGACGGAGACCTTCAGCTTCGCCAACCAGCAGATCCAGAACGGCGGGCTGTGCCTGGACGTGTACGGCCCCAGCGACAGCCAGTACCTGAATGGCTCGGGCATGCCCACCAACGGCAGCTTCGTGCAGACCTTCACCTGCAACACGTCGATGAACCAGAAGTGGAACCTGACGGGCCCGGTCCGCTACGGCAATGACCGCTCGCTCTGCCTGACGCGCCAGGGTGGCTCCGACGCCAACGGCGTGCCGCTGGTGGCCACGACCTGCAACGGTGGCACCGCGCAGGAGTGGGACTACTACTTCTGA